A genomic region of Fodinisporobacter ferrooxydans contains the following coding sequences:
- a CDS encoding MATE family efflux transporter codes for MKSPFDRNKNDTNAQSKGIGSQPIWRTMFMFLLPLILSNALQSIGQLVGSVIVGRWLGVNALAAISAFFPLFFLLVSFTIGVGSGSSILIGQAYGARNEERLKAIVGTTLTFTFILGVVLALIGGLFTWDVLRLIGTPENIIAVSVHYARILFWSMPILFLYFAYTTFMRGTGDSKTPFYFLIVSTALNVGLLPLLIFGKLGLPKFGIYGAAYASVISTILTFAVMLVYLGKIKHPLQFDASVRQHLRMDLGLLKLLLRLGIPSSINMILVSLSEIAVITFVNRFGSDATAAYGAVNQVASYVQMPAISLGITVSIFAAQSIGGNQFDRLKQVIRAGVLLNYIIGGVLIILVYVFSQDILSWFLTSKHTLDIAHSLLMITLWSYLIFGHAQIITATMRASGTVLWPTVFSILSIWCVEVPVAYALSHFSSLGIQGIWVGYPAAFIISLSLQYSYYRWSWKKKRIERLVH; via the coding sequence TTGAAATCACCCTTCGATAGAAACAAAAACGATACGAATGCGCAGAGTAAGGGAATTGGCAGCCAACCCATATGGCGCACCATGTTCATGTTTCTTTTACCTTTGATTCTTAGCAATGCCCTGCAATCCATTGGTCAATTGGTCGGCAGTGTGATTGTCGGCCGTTGGCTTGGCGTAAATGCCTTGGCTGCAATTTCGGCCTTCTTTCCATTATTTTTTCTGCTCGTTTCTTTCACCATCGGCGTAGGTTCAGGCAGTTCCATCTTGATCGGCCAAGCATATGGCGCACGTAATGAAGAGCGCTTAAAGGCAATTGTCGGGACAACGCTCACGTTTACATTCATTCTCGGAGTGGTATTGGCATTGATTGGCGGTCTGTTCACCTGGGATGTGCTGCGCCTAATAGGCACACCGGAAAATATCATTGCCGTCAGTGTTCACTATGCGCGAATCTTATTTTGGTCGATGCCGATTTTGTTTTTGTACTTTGCATATACCACCTTTATGCGTGGTACAGGTGATTCCAAGACACCCTTTTACTTTCTTATTGTCAGTACGGCGCTCAATGTAGGGCTGTTGCCGCTTTTGATCTTCGGCAAGCTGGGTCTCCCAAAATTCGGTATTTACGGGGCTGCCTACGCATCCGTGATATCAACCATACTGACATTTGCCGTAATGCTTGTCTACCTGGGAAAAATAAAACATCCGCTGCAATTTGATGCATCCGTTCGGCAACACCTTCGGATGGATCTTGGATTGTTAAAATTGCTGCTGCGCCTTGGCATTCCATCAAGTATCAACATGATACTCGTATCATTATCGGAAATTGCCGTCATCACATTCGTGAATCGTTTTGGATCCGATGCGACCGCAGCGTATGGCGCAGTGAATCAGGTGGCGAGTTATGTACAGATGCCGGCAATCAGTCTGGGCATTACAGTCTCCATATTTGCCGCACAGTCGATCGGGGGGAATCAGTTTGACCGCCTCAAGCAAGTGATTCGGGCTGGAGTGCTGCTTAACTATATCATCGGCGGTGTATTAATCATACTTGTCTATGTGTTCTCGCAGGATATTCTATCATGGTTCCTCACGAGCAAACATACCCTTGATATCGCACATAGCCTGCTCATGATCACACTGTGGAGTTACTTGATTTTTGGCCATGCGCAGATTATTACTGCTACCATGCGTGCGAGTGGAACTGTGCTCTGGCCAACTGTATTCAGCATTCTATCCATTTGGTGTGTGGAAGTTCCCGTGGCTTACGCACTCTCACATTTCAGCAGCCTTGGCATTCAAGGGATATGGGTTGGATATCCAGCTGCATTCATC